Proteins encoded within one genomic window of Haladaptatus sp. QDMS2:
- a CDS encoding HalX domain-containing protein encodes MTSPEKPVVLIVEDNLDVAETYEMWLLDRYDVRHAGDGQAALDVLTDEVDVVLLDRMMPRLSGDEVLAEIRSRNIDCRVAMVTAVDPDFDIIEMGFDDYVRKPPTEQQLVETIEDLLARDAYTGQVREYHSLLAKRAALTAEKPAGELAGSEAFAELEAAIEALEAELDAQKDAFLDDMSFVAAIRGFDAGEGGGKQ; translated from the coding sequence ATGACTTCTCCCGAGAAACCTGTCGTCCTCATCGTCGAAGACAACCTTGACGTCGCCGAAACCTACGAGATGTGGTTGTTGGACCGATACGACGTTCGTCACGCCGGAGACGGGCAGGCGGCCCTCGACGTGCTCACCGACGAGGTGGACGTCGTGTTGCTCGACCGGATGATGCCCCGGCTGTCCGGCGACGAAGTTCTCGCCGAAATTCGAAGCCGGAATATCGACTGTCGAGTCGCGATGGTCACCGCAGTCGACCCCGACTTCGACATCATCGAGATGGGCTTCGACGACTACGTCAGAAAGCCACCGACCGAACAGCAACTCGTCGAGACGATTGAGGATTTACTGGCACGCGATGCCTACACGGGACAGGTCAGGGAGTACCACTCGTTGCTCGCGAAACGGGCCGCACTCACAGCAGAGAAGCCAGCCGGCGAACTGGCAGGAAGTGAAGCGTTCGCCGAACTCGAAGCCGCCATCGAGGCACTCGAAGCCGAACTCGACGCACAGAAAGACGCGTTTCTCGACGACATGTCGTTCGTCGCAGCCATCCGTGGGTTCGACGCGGGCGAGGGAGGTGGCAAGCAATGA
- a CDS encoding PAS domain S-box protein gives MSFAVALRRVKQWSVALLGGLLAALSSGLLYSEHSSLSALEHVLPLFLAMGLVGFGWWLVQSRLSPAKVASIALWVVAGIGVLFVVSLWSGYHNLTSGISTAEILEQALVNVTVGGLSGAAIGFLDVRRAEHRERAVRTEQAVDATMDGVAVLDEHHRFQSANQSFLDIYGFESADQLCGHSYLELELTVETDRLEEEVKPAVQQTGGWRGELTGVRCDGTTFPKELTVNQLDDGGLAVVIRDITEKHESQRALREERARFRALTENAPVGVVTLDEDNVIQFANQQLAEMLGYDAVELVGEPMATLIPDRFRPAHKAGVNRYLNTGEQHLDWSALELAGLHRDGHEVPLSVSFGETTFDGQHLFTGILIDISERKEREQRLDLQAAAIENALDGIAIIDPDGEYVYLNAAHARLYGFDDPEALVGASWRTHYDSTELKRVESTVFPALQSIGHWNGETHATKRDGSKFTQELSLNALADGHLVCTARDVTERRLEEIRLNLLQEATLDLGTERDLSSVIESAVEISQSIMDYSLAIYWTYDEERDSLVPTHASDAAHQMFEDADMVIDNLVVTPGMQQMDAFENGEMQVVENYQDFPAARRFPLPLTSAVYVPLGSHGLLGLGSLERQTVSQTSRYLVSILSRSVENALERISREETIEALHADMRTMVATTEVQEVAEIAIETARNVLGFPLCTLWLADETGTRLEPVAWTDESAELFSEMPTFTADGESLSWQAFESGTPFTIADVQATEGRYNPNTKIRSELILPLGSAGVLNIGSLVPGDFDETDVSIARLLAANTEAALKEARFEADLQEQNDRLEFLNSLLRHDILNGMVVIQSRATYLRDRLEGEEKRHAETIERWSDNIIELVQHVRVMLDLFAGRGVEFHPVSLSDILERQVDRIRSAYPEIGFDVDIDEAVTVEANALLAEVLGNVITNAVEHNRTENPHIDVSLTTDGETATVRVGDNGVGVPDDLKDHIFRRDETGHVKSAGSGFGLFFVDTMVDQYGGTVHIEDNDPSGAVFVITLPLA, from the coding sequence ATGTCTTTCGCTGTCGCGTTGCGCCGTGTCAAGCAGTGGTCGGTCGCCCTGCTTGGCGGGCTGCTCGCGGCGCTCTCATCCGGCCTCCTGTACAGTGAACATTCGTCTCTCTCTGCGCTCGAACACGTCCTTCCGCTCTTTCTCGCGATGGGGTTGGTTGGGTTCGGCTGGTGGCTGGTTCAGTCCCGTCTCTCGCCCGCAAAGGTCGCCTCTATCGCGCTCTGGGTGGTCGCGGGAATTGGCGTCCTCTTCGTCGTGAGTCTTTGGTCAGGGTATCATAACCTCACGAGCGGCATCTCGACGGCAGAAATACTCGAACAGGCACTCGTAAACGTCACCGTCGGCGGACTATCCGGGGCCGCAATCGGCTTTCTGGACGTTCGTAGAGCAGAGCACCGAGAGCGAGCAGTTCGGACCGAACAGGCAGTGGACGCGACGATGGACGGCGTCGCGGTGCTGGACGAACACCACCGATTCCAGTCGGCAAATCAATCGTTTCTCGACATCTACGGCTTCGAGTCTGCGGACCAACTGTGTGGCCACTCCTACCTCGAACTGGAACTGACCGTCGAGACGGACCGACTCGAGGAGGAAGTGAAACCTGCGGTTCAGCAAACCGGTGGCTGGCGCGGCGAACTCACGGGCGTTCGCTGCGACGGAACGACGTTCCCGAAGGAACTCACGGTCAACCAACTGGACGACGGCGGCCTCGCGGTCGTCATCCGTGACATCACTGAAAAACACGAATCCCAGCGCGCACTCAGGGAGGAGCGCGCTCGCTTCCGGGCCCTTACGGAAAACGCTCCCGTCGGTGTCGTCACGCTCGACGAGGACAACGTCATTCAATTCGCGAACCAGCAACTCGCCGAAATGCTCGGCTACGACGCCGTAGAACTCGTCGGTGAGCCGATGGCGACGCTTATTCCAGACAGATTCCGACCCGCGCACAAAGCTGGTGTAAACCGCTACCTCAATACGGGCGAACAGCACCTCGATTGGAGTGCGCTCGAACTGGCGGGACTCCACCGCGACGGTCACGAAGTCCCCCTCAGCGTCTCGTTCGGTGAAACCACCTTCGATGGCCAGCACCTGTTTACGGGTATCCTCATCGACATCTCGGAACGAAAGGAACGCGAACAACGCCTCGACTTACAGGCGGCAGCGATAGAAAACGCCCTCGACGGGATTGCGATTATCGACCCGGACGGGGAGTACGTCTACCTGAACGCCGCCCACGCGCGGCTCTACGGCTTCGACGACCCTGAGGCGCTCGTGGGAGCGTCGTGGCGCACCCACTACGACTCCACGGAATTGAAACGCGTCGAATCGACCGTGTTCCCGGCGCTCCAATCGATCGGCCACTGGAACGGCGAGACCCACGCTACGAAACGCGATGGGTCGAAATTCACGCAGGAACTGTCGCTGAACGCGCTCGCGGACGGCCACCTCGTCTGTACGGCTCGCGACGTTACCGAACGTCGCCTCGAAGAAATCAGGCTCAATCTCTTACAGGAGGCGACCCTCGACCTCGGCACCGAACGCGACCTATCCAGTGTCATCGAGTCTGCGGTCGAAATCAGCCAGTCCATCATGGACTACTCGCTCGCCATCTACTGGACGTACGACGAAGAGCGAGATTCGCTGGTTCCGACGCACGCGTCCGATGCTGCCCACCAGATGTTCGAAGACGCTGACATGGTAATCGACAACCTCGTCGTCACGCCCGGGATGCAACAGATGGACGCATTCGAGAATGGTGAGATGCAGGTGGTCGAAAACTATCAGGACTTCCCCGCCGCGCGTCGGTTCCCACTGCCGCTTACGAGCGCCGTGTACGTCCCGCTCGGGTCGCACGGGCTGCTCGGGCTGGGGTCGCTCGAACGCCAGACGGTCTCACAGACGAGTCGCTATCTCGTGAGCATCCTCTCTCGCAGCGTCGAAAACGCGCTCGAACGAATCTCCCGTGAAGAAACCATCGAGGCGTTGCACGCGGATATGCGGACGATGGTCGCGACGACCGAGGTGCAGGAAGTCGCGGAAATCGCCATCGAGACGGCGCGAAACGTCCTCGGCTTCCCGCTCTGTACCCTCTGGCTGGCCGACGAGACGGGGACGAGACTCGAACCGGTCGCGTGGACCGACGAGTCGGCCGAACTCTTCTCCGAAATGCCGACGTTCACTGCAGACGGTGAGAGCCTCTCCTGGCAGGCCTTCGAGTCGGGAACGCCATTCACGATTGCGGACGTGCAGGCTACTGAGGGTCGGTACAATCCGAACACGAAGATTCGAAGCGAACTCATCTTGCCGCTCGGGTCTGCCGGCGTGTTGAACATCGGGTCGCTCGTCCCCGGAGACTTCGACGAAACCGACGTGTCCATCGCGCGGTTGCTCGCCGCAAACACCGAGGCGGCGCTCAAAGAAGCACGCTTCGAGGCCGACTTACAGGAGCAAAACGACCGTCTCGAATTTCTCAACAGTCTCCTGCGCCACGACATCCTGAACGGGATGGTCGTGATTCAGTCGCGAGCGACGTACTTGCGCGACAGACTCGAAGGAGAGGAGAAACGACACGCAGAGACCATCGAGCGCTGGTCTGACAATATCATCGAACTCGTCCAGCACGTCCGAGTGATGCTCGACCTGTTCGCGGGACGGGGCGTGGAGTTCCACCCGGTGTCCCTGTCCGACATTCTCGAAAGACAGGTCGACCGCATCCGGTCTGCCTATCCGGAGATCGGATTCGACGTCGACATCGACGAGGCCGTCACCGTCGAGGCGAACGCGTTACTCGCCGAAGTCCTGGGCAACGTCATCACGAACGCCGTCGAGCACAACCGAACGGAGAACCCACACATCGACGTTTCGCTCACGACCGACGGCGAGACGGCGACGGTCCGCGTTGGCGACAACGGCGTCGGCGTCCCCGACGACCTGAAAGACCACATCTTCAGGCGCGACGAGACCGGTCACGTGAAGTCTGCGGGCAGCGGTTTTGGGCTCTTTTTCGTCGATACGATGGTCGACCAGTACGGCGGTACGGTTCACATCGAGGACAACGACCCCTCTGGGGCCGTCTTCGTCATCACCCTCCCGCTGGCCTGA
- a CDS encoding plastocyanin/azurin family copper-binding protein: MTDWTTRRRLLQLTGAGLALSLAGCTSGGSETDQTTSATTAGQSNNTTTTAATTTRTATPEDPSEPSGDTTVEMWTEGSETGFAPDIVWVEQGATVTWKQVSGVHSATAYHLDYDQPTRIPDEAEPWDSEVLVDEGAVFEHTFEVEGVYDYFCTPHEKVGMLGTVIVGKPSPDGQPGLEPPQKMLPEEAQKKIEELNERTKKILDG, translated from the coding sequence ATGACCGACTGGACGACGCGCCGCCGACTGCTCCAGCTTACGGGGGCAGGGCTCGCACTCTCGCTCGCTGGCTGTACGTCGGGTGGATCCGAGACCGACCAGACGACGAGCGCCACGACCGCTGGACAATCGAATAATACGACGACCACGGCCGCGACGACGACGCGGACGGCGACACCCGAAGACCCAAGCGAACCGTCGGGCGACACGACCGTCGAGATGTGGACGGAGGGCAGTGAGACCGGCTTCGCCCCGGATATCGTCTGGGTCGAACAGGGCGCGACTGTGACGTGGAAGCAGGTCAGTGGCGTCCACTCGGCGACCGCGTACCACCTCGACTACGACCAGCCCACACGCATCCCGGACGAGGCAGAGCCGTGGGACAGTGAGGTGCTGGTAGACGAAGGTGCCGTGTTCGAGCACACCTTCGAGGTGGAAGGCGTCTACGACTACTTCTGTACGCCCCACGAGAAGGTGGGAATGCTCGGGACTGTCATCGTCGGCAAGCCGTCCCCCGACGGTCAGCCCGGCCTGGAACCCCCACAGAAAATGCTCCCCGAGGAAGCCCAGAAGAAAATCGAGGAACTCAACGAGCGGACGAAGAAGATTCTCGACGGGTAA
- a CDS encoding class I SAM-dependent methyltransferase, whose translation MRRFAAEYLRETRRGMWTDRSALAGLDLPNRRRVLDVGCGTGELTTVLSAETPGEVVGLDRDPALLAHLSGPAVLGDALSIPFTDDSFDLVVCQALLINLPDPAVAVREFGRVSGDLVAAIEPDNGAVTIDSTVAAESQLAETARKHYVAGVNTDVTLGADAAALFRDAGFTDVSTVRYDHTRTVTVPYAAHELEAAKRKALGSGLEKDRKTLLAGDLTADQYDALRTAWREMGREAIAQMQAETYEKTETVPFYVTVGRV comes from the coding sequence ATGCGTCGATTCGCCGCCGAGTACCTCCGCGAGACACGCCGCGGGATGTGGACGGACCGGTCTGCACTCGCCGGTCTCGATCTCCCGAATCGCCGGCGTGTCCTCGACGTTGGCTGTGGCACGGGCGAACTGACGACGGTACTCAGCGCGGAGACGCCCGGTGAAGTGGTCGGTCTCGACCGCGACCCGGCGCTGCTTGCACACCTTTCTGGGCCCGCAGTCCTCGGAGACGCCCTCTCGATTCCGTTTACGGACGACTCGTTCGACCTCGTGGTCTGTCAGGCACTGCTCATCAATCTGCCCGACCCCGCCGTCGCCGTCCGCGAGTTCGGGCGCGTTTCGGGCGACCTCGTCGCGGCCATCGAACCGGACAACGGTGCGGTGACCATCGATTCGACCGTCGCTGCTGAGTCGCAGCTCGCGGAAACGGCGCGTAAACACTACGTCGCCGGCGTAAACACGGACGTGACGCTCGGCGCGGACGCGGCTGCCCTGTTCCGTGACGCCGGGTTCACCGACGTTTCGACCGTCCGCTACGACCACACTCGAACGGTCACTGTGCCGTATGCGGCCCACGAACTCGAAGCGGCGAAGCGAAAAGCGCTCGGGTCGGGACTCGAAAAGGACCGGAAGACGCTGCTCGCCGGTGACCTGACCGCAGACCAGTACGACGCCCTGCGAACCGCGTGGCGCGAGATGGGGCGCGAGGCAATCGCGCAGATGCAAGCAGAAACCTACGAGAAAACTGAGACCGTGCCGTTTTACGTAACCGTCGGGCGCGTTTGA
- a CDS encoding deoxyribonuclease IV, translating to MRVGAHVSMSSSKVSSDDDKPPHDNIANAVFRQVAFGGNCGQIFTHSPQVWQSPDLGEEEVALFRDRTAAELDGPWVIHTSYLVNLCTPKDGLRQKSIDSMQEEVDAAAALDIEYVNVHLGAHTGAGVEGGLENAVSALSELDVPEDVTVLIESDAGSGTKLGGDFEHLAYVLEHSDQNLDICLDTAHAFAAGYDLSTEEGVYETVEELDDVVGLEHLKCIHLNDSKHACGTNKDEHALIGEGLIGEEGMRAIINHPDLEDVPLVLETPTEDGKGFAWNIDRVKDLREN from the coding sequence ATGCGAGTTGGAGCACACGTTTCTATGTCGAGTTCGAAAGTGTCGAGTGACGACGATAAACCGCCACACGACAACATCGCGAACGCCGTCTTCCGCCAGGTCGCCTTCGGCGGCAACTGCGGACAGATTTTCACCCACTCTCCCCAGGTCTGGCAAAGCCCGGACCTCGGCGAGGAAGAGGTGGCGCTGTTCAGAGACCGGACGGCCGCCGAACTCGACGGCCCGTGGGTCATCCATACCTCGTATCTCGTGAACCTCTGTACGCCGAAAGACGGCCTCCGACAGAAGTCCATCGACAGCATGCAAGAGGAAGTAGACGCCGCCGCCGCCCTCGACATCGAGTACGTGAACGTCCACCTCGGGGCACACACCGGTGCAGGCGTCGAAGGCGGCCTCGAAAACGCCGTCTCCGCGCTGAGCGAACTCGACGTCCCCGAGGACGTGACCGTCCTCATCGAGAGCGACGCCGGGAGCGGGACGAAACTCGGCGGCGACTTCGAGCACCTCGCCTACGTCCTCGAACATTCGGACCAGAATCTGGACATCTGCCTCGACACGGCCCACGCCTTCGCCGCGGGCTACGACCTCTCGACGGAGGAGGGCGTCTACGAAACCGTCGAAGAACTCGACGACGTCGTCGGCCTCGAACACCTCAAGTGCATCCACCTCAACGACTCAAAACACGCCTGTGGAACCAACAAGGACGAACACGCCCTCATCGGCGAGGGCCTGATTGGTGAAGAAGGCATGCGCGCCATCATCAACCATCCGGACCTCGAAGACGTCCCGCTCGTCCTCGAAACGCCGACGGAAGACGGCAAGGGCTTCGCGTGGAACATCGACCGCGTGAAGGACCTGCGCGAAAACTGA
- a CDS encoding peroxiredoxin: MTGTRGLTVGQEAPEFTAPLVTPSGAIEPTTLSALLDDRPVLLAFYTNDFTPDCISEWCAFRDYDWFATGEQVQVVGVSKSRPATHRRFIDHLGLSFPLYSDTDLSIAEAYDVRYRAFKVVPRAHRSCFLIDTDGVIRYRWLADDPIDPTRDTPPMAALHEAVVEHIGEPENETFGF, from the coding sequence ATGACTGGAACCAGAGGACTCACTGTCGGACAGGAAGCGCCGGAGTTCACCGCCCCGCTCGTCACGCCGTCGGGGGCCATCGAACCGACCACGCTCTCTGCGCTGCTCGACGACCGGCCCGTCCTTCTCGCGTTTTACACGAACGACTTCACGCCCGACTGCATCAGCGAGTGGTGTGCCTTTCGCGACTACGACTGGTTCGCGACGGGCGAGCAGGTGCAGGTCGTCGGCGTGAGCAAGTCTCGCCCCGCCACGCACCGCCGGTTCATCGACCATCTCGGCCTCTCGTTTCCGCTCTACTCGGATACCGACCTCTCGATTGCGGAGGCCTACGACGTGCGATATCGGGCGTTCAAGGTCGTCCCGCGCGCGCATCGGTCCTGCTTCCTCATCGATACAGATGGCGTCATCCGGTACCGGTGGCTGGCGGACGACCCCATCGACCCGACGCGGGACACCCCGCCGATGGCGGCGCTTCACGAGGCCGTCGTCGAACACATCGGCGAACCGGAAAACGAGACGTTCGGGTTCTAG
- a CDS encoding biotin/lipoate A/B protein ligase family protein has translation MTDLADREWRLIREESWDGPMNMALDEIAAETAAAGGPRTLRVYRWKPSTLSLGYRQEADTADWDYCDREGITVTRRPTGGGGIFHGYDTDISYSITAPAAELPGDLMETYELLCTPVFDAFSAMDVPAHFADEPQPSLYQPSCYLRDLHPAHDVVAAGRKISGNAQYRRRDAIIQHGSLKYDLDAETHLAVFADPDLTPEDVETRITSIRELAGIDREQAVRALEDALGEWANAEEGQWTQDEIDRARERAATKFATDAWNRERTNPLAN, from the coding sequence ATGACAGACCTCGCAGACCGCGAGTGGCGGCTCATCCGCGAAGAATCGTGGGACGGGCCGATGAACATGGCACTCGACGAAATTGCAGCAGAGACGGCGGCCGCCGGCGGACCGCGCACGCTTCGAGTCTACCGCTGGAAACCGAGCACGCTCTCGCTCGGCTACAGACAGGAGGCAGACACCGCCGACTGGGACTACTGCGACCGCGAAGGCATCACGGTCACCCGGCGACCGACCGGCGGCGGCGGTATTTTCCACGGCTACGACACCGACATCTCCTACTCGATTACCGCGCCCGCGGCGGAGTTGCCCGGCGACCTCATGGAGACCTACGAACTGCTGTGTACGCCCGTCTTCGATGCCTTCTCCGCGATGGACGTCCCCGCCCACTTCGCGGACGAACCCCAGCCGTCGCTTTACCAACCGTCGTGCTACCTGCGCGACCTGCATCCCGCCCACGACGTGGTCGCGGCGGGGCGCAAGATAAGCGGCAATGCCCAGTACCGCCGTCGGGACGCCATCATCCAGCACGGGTCGCTTAAGTACGACCTCGACGCGGAGACGCATCTGGCCGTGTTTGCAGACCCTGACCTCACTCCCGAAGACGTAGAAACTCGCATCACCTCGATTCGCGAACTCGCGGGCATCGACCGCGAGCAGGCGGTTCGCGCCCTCGAAGACGCACTCGGTGAGTGGGCGAACGCAGAAGAAGGCCAATGGACGCAGGACGAAATCGACCGTGCGCGCGAGCGAGCAGCGACGAAATTCGCCACCGACGCGTGGAACCGAGAGCGGACGAATCCGCTCGCAAACTAG
- a CDS encoding DUF302 domain-containing protein, protein MDCPAAGVNSYPVDTVLPQKLLVWEEDGTVNVTYNDPQYLSDRHDIEGEDERLTQIASVLDGLATGEDSP, encoded by the coding sequence GTGGATTGCCCCGCCGCCGGTGTAAATTCGTATCCAGTCGATACTGTCCTGCCCCAGAAACTCCTCGTCTGGGAGGAAGACGGCACTGTGAACGTGACATACAACGACCCGCAGTATCTGTCCGACCGTCACGATATCGAAGGTGAGGACGAGCGATTGACGCAGATTGCCTCGGTTCTCGATGGTCTCGCAACCGGGGAAGATTCACCGTAA
- a CDS encoding serine/threonine-protein kinase RIO2 yields the protein MVRNVAPEMADLEPEDFYLLSGIEHGMRFSKWVNREKLPEFANLTEKEVDYRIDRCHDRGFIERKTQQYEGFRLTFEGYDILALRTFAERDTIRGFGSPLGVGKESDVYEVQSYKPLALKYHREGFTNFRQVQKERDYTSDNQHVSWQYTARKAAEREYEILETLYPDVRVPRPIDHNRHAIIMEKIDGVELSRAGLEPEQVVPVLNLILREMQGAYERGYVHSDMSAYNVFVGTDGVTIFDWPQAVATDHDNAAELLTRDVENIVGHFQQKYPGQMADNIDMRAIAQAVMAGEFESIEHTA from the coding sequence ATGGTCAGAAACGTCGCACCCGAGATGGCGGATCTCGAGCCCGAGGACTTCTATCTCCTCTCGGGCATCGAACACGGGATGCGCTTTAGCAAGTGGGTCAACCGCGAGAAACTCCCCGAGTTCGCGAACCTCACCGAGAAAGAGGTCGATTACCGCATCGACCGGTGTCACGACCGAGGGTTCATCGAACGAAAGACCCAGCAGTACGAGGGGTTCCGGCTGACCTTCGAGGGGTACGACATCCTCGCGCTACGAACGTTTGCGGAGCGCGACACCATCCGCGGGTTCGGATCACCACTCGGCGTCGGCAAAGAGAGCGACGTCTACGAAGTGCAGTCGTACAAACCGCTCGCGCTCAAGTACCACCGGGAGGGCTTTACGAATTTCCGGCAGGTGCAAAAAGAGCGCGACTACACGTCCGACAACCAGCACGTCTCCTGGCAGTACACCGCCCGCAAGGCAGCAGAGCGCGAGTACGAAATCCTCGAAACGCTCTACCCCGACGTGCGAGTCCCCCGGCCCATCGACCACAACCGTCACGCCATCATCATGGAGAAGATAGACGGCGTCGAACTCTCCCGGGCCGGACTCGAACCGGAGCAGGTCGTCCCCGTGTTGAACCTCATCCTCCGCGAGATGCAGGGGGCCTACGAGCGAGGGTACGTCCACTCGGACATGAGCGCGTACAACGTGTTCGTCGGAACCGACGGCGTCACGATTTTCGACTGGCCACAGGCGGTGGCCACCGACCACGACAACGCCGCGGAACTGCTCACCCGCGACGTCGAGAACATCGTTGGCCACTTCCAGCAGAAATACCCCGGGCAGATGGCCGACAACATAGACATGCGCGCCATCGCCCAGGCCGTGATGGCCGGCGAGTTCGAGTCGATCGAACACACGGCGTAG
- the otsB gene encoding trehalose-phosphatase: MVQRRVAAELAAEETLALCLDFDGTLSPIRADPTAATLASENRRLLTAFRDHPATEVAVISGRALADVRDRVGIEGLTYAGNHGLELQRDGRTVIHPLAAACEPTIRSVVETVRDSLVDIDGAFVEDKDVTATIHYRGVASQQVEAVHRAVDRAVADADRPVQVGDGKEILEVRPAVSWDKGAIVELVDESAGPGATTVYIGDDTTDEAAFRAVGRSGASVHVGTTSETTAAYQLSDPEAVTAFLGRLWAELASSADVEG, translated from the coding sequence GTGGTACAGCGCCGCGTCGCCGCCGAACTGGCAGCCGAAGAGACGCTCGCGCTCTGTCTCGACTTCGACGGGACGCTCTCGCCGATTCGCGCCGACCCGACCGCCGCGACGCTTGCCAGCGAGAATCGACGACTGCTCACCGCGTTCCGTGACCATCCGGCCACCGAAGTGGCCGTCATCAGCGGGCGGGCGCTCGCCGACGTGCGCGACCGGGTTGGCATCGAGGGACTCACCTACGCCGGGAATCACGGACTCGAACTGCAGAGAGACGGGCGAACGGTCATCCACCCGCTCGCGGCGGCGTGTGAACCGACCATTCGTTCGGTGGTCGAGACGGTTCGAGACAGCCTCGTGGACATCGACGGCGCGTTCGTAGAGGACAAAGACGTCACCGCGACCATTCACTACCGAGGGGTTGCAAGTCAGCAGGTCGAGGCAGTGCATCGAGCAGTGGACCGAGCGGTCGCGGACGCAGACCGTCCCGTTCAGGTCGGCGACGGTAAGGAGATACTCGAAGTGCGTCCGGCTGTCTCCTGGGACAAAGGAGCTATCGTCGAACTGGTCGACGAGTCCGCTGGCCCGGGTGCGACTACCGTCTACATTGGCGACGATACGACCGACGAAGCCGCCTTCCGAGCAGTCGGCCGGTCGGGCGCGTCGGTTCACGTCGGAACCACCAGCGAAACCACTGCCGCGTATCAGCTGTCTGACCCGGAGGCGGTGACCGCTTTCCTCGGTAGGTTGTGGGCTGAACTGGCGAGTTCGGCCGACGTTGAGGGCTGA
- a CDS encoding MFS transporter, translating into MGENRWLAAWGLGSIAAGGASLLVPLYVVNLGAGPGELGVLASMAALAGAVGALVWGRLADRMGRWRLLGVASLGGIGLSLATIPVVSGTTLIVALNGLLWLSFSAATPVFTILTVNDANPGERSGRLAHLNRVQGYGWASGLAIGTVWTVVSSQIFALPALASQRLFFGMCAAMAVGSVLAAGVWLPVGGGRTPSNGTTNRQRNPRPVVASTFPFLPSQLYWKVRGLQPQQFVTRFTPALAAYFFTVALFFAGFGIFFAPLPAYLTVVGYSETFIYLFYVVSALGSAVFFGKAGELSATRNRRSLQAGALSIRGTALPAVALVGSGTAFDAGVLALGGIFALIGAAWAVIALTATEFISDLAPSVIRGEALGMYTALSALAGGLGSLLGGALADTLGYSLTFTVAGIVVLVSAVFVMKPKLLRVGFGAGQKQEAGSSLD; encoded by the coding sequence ATGGGTGAAAATAGATGGCTTGCTGCGTGGGGACTGGGCTCGATTGCCGCCGGCGGTGCGTCGTTGCTCGTGCCGCTCTACGTGGTCAACCTCGGTGCCGGGCCCGGCGAACTCGGCGTGCTCGCGTCAATGGCGGCACTCGCTGGCGCAGTCGGGGCACTCGTCTGGGGACGACTCGCCGACAGGATGGGGCGTTGGCGACTGCTCGGCGTGGCTAGTCTCGGCGGCATCGGGCTCTCGCTTGCGACCATTCCGGTCGTTTCTGGAACGACCCTCATTGTCGCGCTGAACGGGTTGCTCTGGCTCTCGTTTTCCGCCGCGACGCCCGTGTTCACCATACTGACAGTGAACGACGCGAATCCCGGCGAACGGAGTGGACGGCTCGCCCACCTCAACCGAGTCCAGGGCTACGGCTGGGCGAGCGGCCTCGCCATCGGAACTGTCTGGACCGTCGTGTCGAGTCAAATCTTCGCACTCCCGGCGCTCGCGAGCCAGCGACTCTTCTTTGGGATGTGCGCCGCAATGGCAGTCGGAAGCGTCCTCGCCGCCGGGGTCTGGTTGCCTGTCGGTGGGGGGCGGACGCCCTCGAACGGAACGACGAACCGGCAGCGAAACCCTCGTCCGGTCGTCGCGTCCACGTTCCCATTCCTGCCGAGTCAGTTGTACTGGAAGGTCAGAGGGCTCCAGCCCCAGCAGTTCGTCACCCGATTCACCCCGGCGCTGGCGGCGTATTTTTTTACCGTGGCGCTGTTCTTCGCCGGATTCGGCATCTTCTTCGCTCCCCTGCCGGCGTATCTCACGGTGGTCGGCTACTCTGAGACGTTCATCTACCTGTTCTACGTCGTGTCGGCGCTCGGGTCGGCAGTCTTCTTCGGCAAAGCCGGGGAATTGAGCGCGACGCGCAATCGTCGGTCGCTCCAGGCGGGTGCGCTCTCTATTCGCGGGACCGCACTTCCCGCCGTCGCGCTCGTCGGCTCGGGCACGGCATTCGACGCGGGCGTCCTTGCACTTGGTGGCATCTTCGCACTCATCGGTGCTGCCTGGGCAGTCATCGCGCTCACCGCGACCGAGTTCATCTCGGACCTCGCGCCGTCGGTGATTCGGGGTGAGGCCCTCGGGATGTACACCGCGCTCTCCGCGCTCGCCGGCGGACTCGGAAGCCTGCTCGGCGGGGCGCTCGCCGACACGCTTGGCTACTCGCTCACGTTCACCGTCGCTGGCATCGTCGTGCTCGTGAGCGCCGTGTTCGTGATGAAACCGAAACTCCTGCGCGTCGGGTTCGGCGCGGGACAAAAACAGGAAGCCGGGTCGTCACTCGATTGA